From Actinomyces sp. oral taxon 171 str. F0337, one genomic window encodes:
- the lspA gene encoding signal peptidase II — protein MPDHVDPASSVEEAAGNACGAGNTDNVVSLPTDNPFSAMERSMKPQENGEAGRKWFKRLPVIVLWLVAVAIIIVDQATKQWALSALADGRHMALIGHALGLVLVRNPGAAFSFATGQTWVFALIASLVVVIIIRVSRNLASRSWAVALGLVLGGAVGNLIDRLLREPGFLRGHVIDFIDYGGYFVGNVADIAIVLAAAGIIILSLGGWEIDGTRAGAQNAPEDGGAGGSASSIRRGSRVHRKNSGETPSKPSGSSEAATRTTPAEQQ, from the coding sequence ATGCCTGACCACGTCGATCCTGCCTCCTCCGTGGAGGAAGCCGCCGGCAATGCCTGTGGCGCCGGTAACACCGATAACGTTGTCTCGCTGCCCACAGACAACCCCTTCAGTGCCATGGAGAGATCCATGAAGCCTCAGGAGAACGGGGAGGCGGGCAGGAAGTGGTTCAAACGCCTCCCAGTGATCGTGCTGTGGTTGGTGGCGGTCGCCATCATCATCGTGGACCAGGCCACCAAGCAGTGGGCACTCTCCGCCCTGGCCGACGGTCGGCACATGGCGCTGATCGGTCACGCACTGGGACTGGTCCTGGTGCGCAACCCGGGTGCCGCCTTCTCCTTCGCCACGGGGCAGACCTGGGTCTTCGCACTCATCGCCTCCTTGGTCGTGGTCATCATCATCCGTGTCTCCCGGAACCTGGCGTCTCGGTCCTGGGCGGTGGCTCTCGGTCTGGTGCTTGGCGGGGCGGTCGGCAACCTCATCGACCGCCTCCTGCGTGAGCCCGGTTTCCTGCGTGGACACGTCATCGACTTCATCGACTACGGCGGTTACTTCGTCGGTAATGTCGCAGACATCGCGATCGTACTGGCCGCCGCGGGCATCATCATCCTGTCCCTGGGAGGCTGGGAGATCGACGGCACGCGTGCCGGCGCCCAGAACGCTCCGGAGGACGGAGGGGCCGGCGGATCGGCCTCCTCAATCCGCCGAGGATCCCGAGTCCACCGGAAGAACAGCGGCGAGACGCCCTCGAAGCCATCGGGGTCCTCAGAGGCGGCAACGCGGACGACCCCAGCGGAGCAGCAATGA
- a CDS encoding cell division protein SepF: protein MGALRSMTSFLGYSEPEEETYEDSYEAADASYAVQEHEQDFVDEGYEDFSAPAAPEPVAAAPDLRRIVTVHPSTYNEARIIGESFRDGVPVIINLTGMSESDARRMVDFSAGLVFGLHGAIERVTPRVFLLTPASVEIDGGEVAEARGRFFNQS, encoded by the coding sequence ATGGGCGCGCTGCGCAGTATGACCAGTTTCCTCGGCTATTCAGAGCCGGAGGAGGAGACCTACGAGGACAGCTATGAGGCTGCCGACGCGAGCTACGCCGTGCAGGAGCACGAGCAGGACTTCGTTGACGAGGGGTATGAGGACTTCTCCGCCCCGGCTGCGCCCGAACCCGTTGCCGCCGCCCCGGACCTTCGACGTATCGTCACGGTTCACCCCTCGACCTACAACGAGGCCAGGATCATTGGCGAGTCCTTCCGTGACGGCGTTCCCGTCATCATCAACCTCACCGGCATGAGTGAGTCTGACGCGCGTCGCATGGTGGACTTCTCCGCTGGTCTGGTCTTTGGCCTGCACGGCGCTATCGAGCGTGTCACCCCGCGCGTGTTCCTGCTGACGCCGGCCAGCGTGGAGATCGACGGCGGTGAGGTCGCCGAGGCTCGCGGCCGCTTCTTCAACCAGAGCTGA
- a CDS encoding BCCT family transporter, with translation MSDEDLNPPTMTQQEERDSSPQLEQTKQAGETPQGTAATTPAFQTSPATVKRRQRHLLDRLRRSVSRQPHDIGEGMDKVVFGVAAIATIAFVAWGFIDPHGLGRVSKWALGGTISNFGWLFVLSSTLFVVFVIFVAASRFGKIPLGGDAEEPEYSTGSWVSMMFATGMGIGLIFYGVGEPLYFYMSPPPDTVDPQTAKAASTALGTAMFHWTIYPWAMYALVGLGMAYGTYRLGRSQLFSAMFTSLFGRQAIDGVGGRIINILAIVATLFGSACSLGLGALQIGGGMVSTNLVTKSTPAMMVGIIAILTACFVASAISGIEKGIQWLSNINMVLAVLLAIIVFVGGPTLFILNIIPSAIGDFIDELPAMASRTAAVGNQDMSEWLSSWTIFYWAWWISWTPFVGMFIARISRGRTIRQFVTGVMLVPSVVSLIWFAIFGGGAIGLQERAERSGRAADALVHFKADGTPDLNFDTILFDLLNVMPVHKVVLIVLMVLAVVLVAIFFVTGADSASIVMGGLSENGATEPSRFTVVFWGVATGGVASAMLLAGGDDPREVLTGLRDITIVSALPFVFVMLLLCVSLYKDLNNDPMLLRHSLANQVLVDSVTTAVTTANEPHEVETIELHTSLSSTTDSDDGDGESSEAGTGETAAEPKSDIRAVDGADDSPTGSDQGQDG, from the coding sequence ATGAGTGACGAGGATCTGAACCCTCCAACAATGACGCAGCAAGAGGAACGGGACAGCAGCCCGCAGTTAGAGCAGACAAAGCAGGCAGGGGAGACTCCCCAGGGCACGGCGGCCACCACACCGGCCTTCCAGACCTCCCCGGCAACCGTGAAACGGCGGCAGCGCCACCTGCTCGACCGCCTGAGACGATCGGTCTCACGCCAGCCTCACGACATCGGTGAGGGAATGGACAAGGTGGTCTTCGGCGTCGCCGCGATCGCGACCATCGCGTTCGTGGCGTGGGGCTTCATCGATCCGCACGGGTTGGGGCGGGTCTCCAAGTGGGCCCTGGGGGGAACGATCAGCAACTTCGGCTGGTTGTTCGTCCTGTCCTCGACCCTCTTCGTCGTCTTCGTCATCTTCGTCGCGGCCTCCCGGTTCGGCAAGATCCCCTTGGGCGGGGACGCCGAGGAGCCCGAGTACTCCACCGGCTCGTGGGTCTCCATGATGTTCGCGACCGGAATGGGGATCGGCCTGATTTTTTATGGAGTCGGTGAGCCGCTCTACTTCTACATGTCGCCTCCGCCGGACACCGTCGATCCTCAGACGGCCAAGGCGGCCAGCACCGCCCTGGGGACGGCCATGTTCCACTGGACCATCTACCCGTGGGCGATGTATGCACTGGTAGGGCTCGGAATGGCTTACGGAACCTACCGTCTTGGACGTTCCCAGCTCTTCTCCGCCATGTTCACCTCCTTGTTCGGGCGTCAGGCCATCGACGGGGTCGGTGGACGCATCATCAACATTCTGGCGATCGTCGCAACCCTGTTCGGATCCGCCTGCTCCCTGGGACTGGGGGCTCTGCAGATCGGTGGAGGCATGGTGTCGACCAATCTGGTCACCAAGTCCACCCCCGCGATGATGGTCGGCATCATCGCGATTCTGACGGCCTGTTTCGTGGCGTCCGCCATCTCCGGCATTGAGAAGGGCATCCAGTGGCTGTCGAACATCAACATGGTGCTGGCTGTGCTTTTGGCGATCATCGTCTTCGTCGGCGGCCCCACCCTGTTCATCCTCAACATCATTCCCTCGGCGATCGGTGACTTCATCGACGAGCTGCCCGCCATGGCCTCGCGCACGGCGGCCGTCGGGAATCAGGACATGTCCGAGTGGCTGTCCTCCTGGACGATCTTCTACTGGGCCTGGTGGATCTCCTGGACGCCCTTCGTGGGGATGTTCATCGCCCGTATCTCGCGTGGCCGTACCATCCGGCAGTTCGTCACCGGGGTCATGCTCGTCCCCTCAGTCGTCTCCCTCATCTGGTTCGCCATCTTCGGTGGCGGCGCCATTGGACTTCAGGAGCGTGCCGAGCGCTCTGGCAGGGCAGCGGACGCCCTCGTCCATTTCAAGGCCGACGGCACACCCGACCTGAACTTCGACACCATCCTGTTCGACCTGCTCAATGTCATGCCTGTTCACAAGGTGGTCCTCATCGTCCTCATGGTGCTGGCAGTCGTCCTGGTGGCGATCTTCTTCGTCACCGGCGCCGACTCGGCCTCGATCGTCATGGGAGGGCTCTCGGAGAACGGCGCGACCGAGCCGAGCCGTTTCACGGTCGTCTTCTGGGGCGTGGCCACCGGTGGTGTGGCCTCAGCCATGCTGCTAGCCGGAGGGGATGATCCGCGCGAGGTCCTCACCGGCCTGCGGGACATCACGATCGTGTCAGCCCTGCCCTTCGTCTTCGTCATGCTGCTGCTGTGCGTCTCACTCTACAAGGACCTGAACAACGACCCCATGCTGCTGCGGCACTCGCTGGCCAACCAGGTCCTGGTCGACTCGGTCACGACCGCGGTCACGACCGCCAATGAGCCGCATGAGGTTGAGACCATCGAGCTGCACACCAGCCTGTCGTCGACCACCGACAGCGACGACGGGGACGGTGAGAGTAGCGAGGCCGGCACCGGCGAGACCGCCGCAGAACCGAAGTCCGATATCCGCGCCGTCGACGGCGCGGATGACTCACCGACAGGATCCGATCAGGGGCAGGACGGCTAG
- the dnaE gene encoding DNA polymerase III subunit alpha: protein MAEMSSQEDAAPKDDFVHLHVHTDYSMLDGAGKIKDYVAEAKRLGQPALAITDHGYMFGAYEFYAAATAAGIKPIIGVEAYMTPGTSRFDKTRVFWGDESQRSDDVSARGSYTHMTLLSRNNEGLHNLMRMDSFASLEGQWGKAPRIDRELLSRYSGGLIGSTGCPSSEVQTRLRLGQWDEALRTAGELQDIFGKEFFYVELMDHGLEIEQRVTKDLLRLAQEIGAPLLATNDSHYVRPEDRTIQDAMLCINSGSVLSDPDRFRFDGDTYYLRPGSEMRRLFSEMPQACDNTLLVAEQCDVHFRTVDEGASFMPAFPVPEGETDESWFIKECWRGMDHRFNGDIPEDCRKQAEYEISVITQMGFPGYFLVVADYINWAKAHGIRVGPGRGSGAGSMVAYAMGITELNPLRHGLIFERFLNPERISMPDIDVDFDERRRDEVIEYVREKYGADRISQVVTYGVIKAKQSLKDSSRVMGYPYAVGDRLTKAMPPSVQGKDISIKGIFNPDDERYGEAEEFRKLHAEDPDAQKIVELAKGLEGMTRQWGVHACAVIMSSATLTDIIPMMQRLQDGAVITQFDYPTCEHLGLLKMDFLGLRNLTVISDALENIVANGKPALDIDHVELDDRATYELLSRGETLGVFQLDGGGMRTLLRLMKPDNFEDISAVGALYRPGPMGAESHTNYALRKNGLQEVVPIHPELKDALDPILGTTHGLIVYQEQVMKIATDLAGFSMGKADALRKAMGKKKMDILAKMFVEFEAGMVQAGFSKESVKTLWDVVVPFAKYAFNKAHSAAYGVVSYWTAYLKAHYPTEYMAALLTSQKDNKDKLAVYLGECRHMGITVLPPDVNASRAQFSAVDEDVRFGLSAVRNVGINVVDAIVAAREEKGEFTSFEDFLDKVPAVVCNKRTIDSLIKAGAFDSLGHTRRSLQACHEDFVDEVIGVKRNEAAGQFDLFASLVGGPDDADDSPFGNGPVFSSDVPNLPEWDKKDKLAYERDMLGLYVSDHPLMGLEGLLGKLADKEISELHENDELPDGAMVTIAGLITSLTRKTTKQGNLWAIAQVEDLAGSVEVLFFPQTYQTVSTMLAPDTVVTVRGRLNRRDGQVALYAQEMTIPDISSAAHEAVLITLPTNRCTGPLVEQFKDVLAKHPGGSTVRLTLTSPGREVRTQLAPSLRVEASPAFYSDIKALLGPGCLRH from the coding sequence ATGGCGGAGATGAGCAGTCAAGAAGATGCAGCCCCCAAGGACGACTTCGTCCACCTCCACGTCCACACCGACTACTCCATGCTGGACGGCGCCGGGAAGATCAAGGACTACGTGGCCGAGGCCAAGCGCCTGGGACAGCCAGCCCTGGCGATCACCGACCACGGCTACATGTTCGGAGCCTACGAGTTCTATGCGGCCGCCACGGCTGCCGGTATCAAGCCGATCATCGGGGTGGAGGCGTACATGACGCCGGGCACGTCCCGCTTTGACAAGACCCGTGTCTTCTGGGGCGATGAGTCTCAGAGGAGCGATGACGTCTCGGCCCGCGGCTCCTACACGCACATGACACTGCTCTCACGCAACAACGAGGGCCTGCACAACCTCATGCGCATGGACTCCTTCGCCTCCCTGGAGGGCCAGTGGGGCAAGGCGCCTCGTATCGACCGCGAGCTGCTCTCGCGCTACTCGGGCGGCCTCATCGGCTCCACCGGCTGCCCCTCGTCGGAGGTTCAGACCCGCCTGCGCCTGGGCCAGTGGGACGAGGCCCTGCGCACTGCCGGAGAGCTGCAGGACATCTTCGGCAAGGAGTTCTTCTACGTCGAGCTCATGGACCACGGCCTGGAGATCGAGCAGCGCGTCACCAAGGACCTGCTGCGCCTGGCCCAGGAGATCGGAGCCCCGCTGCTGGCCACCAATGACTCCCACTACGTGCGCCCAGAGGACCGCACCATTCAGGACGCGATGCTGTGCATCAACTCCGGCTCCGTGCTCTCCGATCCTGATCGCTTCAGGTTCGATGGTGACACCTACTACCTGCGCCCCGGCTCCGAGATGCGCCGTCTCTTCTCCGAGATGCCTCAGGCCTGCGACAACACCCTGCTCGTGGCCGAGCAGTGCGACGTGCACTTCCGCACCGTGGACGAGGGGGCATCGTTCATGCCGGCCTTCCCCGTCCCCGAGGGGGAGACCGACGAGTCCTGGTTCATCAAGGAGTGCTGGCGCGGCATGGACCACCGGTTCAACGGCGACATCCCCGAGGACTGCCGCAAGCAGGCCGAGTACGAGATCAGCGTCATCACCCAGATGGGATTCCCCGGCTACTTCCTCGTTGTGGCCGACTACATCAACTGGGCCAAGGCCCACGGCATCCGGGTCGGGCCGGGACGCGGCTCAGGAGCCGGGTCCATGGTCGCCTACGCCATGGGCATTACCGAGCTCAACCCGCTGCGACACGGACTCATCTTCGAGCGCTTCCTCAACCCTGAGCGCATCTCCATGCCCGATATCGACGTCGACTTCGACGAGCGCCGGCGCGACGAGGTCATCGAGTACGTGCGTGAGAAGTACGGCGCCGACCGCATCAGCCAGGTGGTCACATACGGTGTCATCAAGGCCAAGCAGTCCCTGAAGGACTCCAGCCGCGTCATGGGCTACCCCTACGCGGTCGGCGACCGGCTCACCAAGGCCATGCCCCCCTCGGTCCAGGGCAAGGACATCTCCATCAAGGGCATCTTCAACCCCGACGACGAGCGCTACGGCGAGGCCGAGGAGTTCCGCAAGCTCCACGCCGAGGACCCCGACGCCCAGAAGATCGTCGAGCTGGCCAAGGGGCTGGAGGGAATGACCCGTCAGTGGGGCGTCCACGCCTGCGCCGTCATCATGTCCTCAGCCACCCTGACCGACATCATCCCCATGATGCAGCGCCTGCAGGACGGCGCCGTCATCACCCAGTTCGACTACCCCACCTGCGAGCACCTGGGCCTGCTCAAGATGGACTTCCTGGGACTGCGCAACCTCACGGTCATCTCCGACGCCCTGGAGAACATCGTCGCCAACGGCAAGCCGGCCCTGGACATCGACCACGTCGAGCTCGATGACCGCGCCACCTACGAGCTGCTCTCACGCGGTGAGACGCTGGGCGTCTTCCAGCTCGACGGTGGGGGGATGCGCACGCTGCTGCGCCTGATGAAGCCAGACAACTTCGAGGACATCTCCGCCGTCGGCGCCCTCTACCGGCCCGGCCCCATGGGGGCTGAGTCTCACACCAACTACGCGCTGCGCAAGAACGGCCTGCAGGAGGTCGTCCCGATCCACCCCGAGCTCAAGGACGCCCTCGACCCGATTCTGGGGACCACGCACGGTCTCATCGTGTACCAGGAGCAGGTCATGAAGATCGCCACCGACCTGGCGGGATTCTCCATGGGCAAGGCCGACGCGCTGCGCAAGGCCATGGGTAAGAAGAAGATGGACATCCTGGCCAAGATGTTCGTCGAGTTCGAGGCCGGCATGGTCCAGGCCGGTTTCTCCAAGGAGAGCGTCAAGACCCTGTGGGACGTCGTCGTCCCCTTCGCCAAGTACGCCTTCAACAAGGCCCACTCGGCCGCCTACGGCGTCGTGTCCTACTGGACGGCCTACCTCAAGGCGCATTATCCCACCGAGTACATGGCCGCCCTGCTCACCAGCCAGAAGGACAACAAGGACAAGCTGGCCGTCTACCTGGGGGAGTGCCGCCACATGGGCATCACCGTGCTGCCCCCGGACGTCAACGCCTCGCGGGCGCAGTTCTCCGCGGTCGACGAGGACGTGCGCTTCGGGCTGTCCGCGGTGCGCAACGTCGGCATCAACGTCGTCGACGCGATCGTGGCCGCCAGGGAGGAGAAGGGCGAGTTCACCTCCTTCGAGGACTTCCTCGACAAGGTCCCCGCGGTCGTGTGCAACAAGCGCACCATCGACTCGCTCATCAAGGCCGGGGCCTTCGACTCCCTGGGACACACCCGGCGCTCCCTGCAGGCCTGTCACGAGGACTTCGTCGACGAGGTCATCGGGGTCAAGCGCAACGAGGCCGCCGGCCAGTTCGACCTGTTCGCCTCCCTCGTGGGCGGTCCCGACGACGCCGACGACTCGCCCTTCGGTAACGGTCCGGTCTTCTCCTCCGACGTTCCCAACCTGCCGGAGTGGGACAAGAAGGACAAGCTCGCCTATGAGCGCGACATGCTTGGGCTCTACGTCTCCGACCACCCCCTCATGGGGCTGGAGGGACTGCTCGGCAAGCTCGCGGACAAGGAGATCTCCGAGCTCCACGAGAACGACGAGCTGCCCGACGGCGCCATGGTCACCATTGCCGGCCTCATCACCTCGCTGACCCGCAAGACCACCAAGCAGGGCAACCTGTGGGCCATCGCCCAGGTCGAGGACCTGGCTGGAAGCGTCGAGGTGCTCTTCTTCCCCCAGACCTACCAAACGGTCTCCACCATGCTGGCCCCGGACACGGTGGTGACGGTGCGTGGACGTCTCAATCGGCGTGACGGGCAGGTCGCCCTGTACGCCCAGGAGATGACGATCCCGGACATCTCCAGCGCCGCCCACGAGGCGGTTCTCATCACCCTGCCCACCAACCGGTGCACCGGGCCGCTGGTGGAACAGTTCAAGGACGTGCTCGCCAAGCACCCGGGCGGGTCCACGGTCCGTCTGACACTGACCAGCCCGGGGCGCGAGGTGCGTACCCAGCTGGCCCCCTCGCTTCGGGTGGAGGCCTCTCCCGCCTTCTACTCCGACATCAAGGCACTCCTCGGACCGGGGTGCCTGCGCCACTAA
- a CDS encoding RluA family pseudouridine synthase, producing MSTRLLPVPDGFDGERVDAALARMTGLSRSRVGDLCEAGGVRRNGEDLAKSARLHAGELLEVDLPDPRPVEPVATPVEGMELLYEDEDIVVVDKPAGVAAHPSMGWDGPDVLGALKAMRVRVATSGAAERQGIVSRLDVGTSGVMIVAKGERAYSVLKRAFREHTVDKVYHALVQGHLDPSSGTIEAPIGRHPSREWKMAIIEGGRESITHYDVIEAMPGACLAEIHLETGRTHQIRVHMAAVGHPCVGDATYGADPAMTARTGLIRQWLHARELGIAHPITGEHMVFTSGYPADLTHALDVLRLP from the coding sequence ATGAGCACGCGCCTGCTGCCCGTACCCGACGGCTTCGACGGCGAACGCGTCGATGCCGCACTGGCCAGGATGACGGGGCTGTCCCGTAGCCGGGTCGGGGACTTGTGCGAGGCCGGTGGCGTGCGCAGGAACGGTGAGGACCTGGCCAAGTCCGCTCGTCTGCATGCGGGCGAGCTTCTCGAGGTCGACCTGCCCGACCCGCGTCCCGTCGAACCGGTTGCCACGCCTGTGGAGGGCATGGAGCTGCTCTACGAGGACGAGGACATCGTCGTCGTCGACAAACCTGCAGGTGTGGCCGCACACCCCTCCATGGGCTGGGACGGTCCCGACGTCCTCGGCGCTCTCAAGGCCATGCGCGTCCGGGTGGCCACCTCCGGCGCCGCCGAGCGCCAGGGCATTGTCTCGCGCCTGGACGTGGGCACCTCGGGCGTCATGATCGTGGCCAAGGGGGAGCGGGCTTACTCGGTGCTCAAACGCGCCTTCCGGGAGCACACGGTGGACAAGGTCTACCACGCCCTGGTGCAGGGCCACCTCGATCCCTCCAGCGGCACGATCGAGGCACCCATCGGCCGCCACCCCAGCCGGGAGTGGAAGATGGCCATCATCGAGGGCGGGCGCGAGTCCATCACCCACTACGACGTCATCGAGGCGATGCCCGGGGCCTGTCTGGCCGAGATCCACCTCGAGACCGGACGCACCCACCAGATCCGCGTCCATATGGCCGCCGTTGGCCACCCCTGCGTCGGAGACGCCACCTACGGCGCCGATCCGGCCATGACGGCACGCACCGGTCTGATCCGCCAGTGGCTCCACGCCCGCGAGCTCGGGATCGCCCACCCCATCACCGGTGAGCACATGGTCTTCACCTCCGGGTACCCTGCCGACCTCACCCACGCCCTCGACGTCCTTCGCCTACCGTGA
- a CDS encoding YggT family protein, translating to MNLVSVVAGILSSILSLYFLILLVRVVLDWIQVFARQWRPQGVVLVLANLVYALTDPPLRVIRRRVPMARLGGIGIDLSFLVLVFGIWMLQWFLRLLI from the coding sequence GTGAACCTCGTCTCTGTAGTGGCCGGGATCCTGTCAAGCATTTTGAGCCTGTACTTCCTCATCCTCCTGGTCAGGGTCGTGCTCGACTGGATTCAGGTCTTCGCCCGCCAGTGGCGACCTCAGGGGGTCGTCCTGGTGCTGGCCAACCTTGTCTACGCCCTGACGGATCCACCTCTGCGAGTGATCCGCCGGAGGGTTCCCATGGCACGCCTGGGAGGGATCGGTATCGACCTGAGTTTCCTAGTCCTGGTCTTCGGGATCTGGATGCTCCAGTGGTTCCTCCGACTTCTCATCTGA
- a CDS encoding GNAT family N-acetyltransferase — MSIKTDSPDDPSSWSAAWVVAEGDSSGLPALEIRPATVVQEPIGFATARGDETGPEADRLRTAVADVRLEVFVGEQAVPLAQEIDARDEEATTIHLLASGADGTPLGAGRILMEPEHPGRVHLGRLAVRSIARGTGLGTRVVAALEQTALSHSDRPRVEVVLSAQEQAMGFYESCGYQVLSGHRYLDAGIWHQDMARTVSSISAEGSARRTT, encoded by the coding sequence ATGAGTATCAAGACAGACTCACCCGACGACCCGAGTTCCTGGTCCGCGGCATGGGTGGTTGCTGAAGGGGACAGTTCCGGTCTGCCCGCTCTTGAGATCCGCCCGGCCACCGTCGTCCAAGAGCCCATCGGCTTCGCAACCGCTCGCGGCGATGAGACGGGCCCCGAGGCTGACCGGCTCCGCACGGCCGTGGCCGACGTGCGCCTCGAGGTCTTCGTCGGTGAGCAGGCGGTTCCCCTCGCCCAGGAGATCGACGCGCGTGACGAGGAGGCCACCACGATCCACCTCCTGGCCAGCGGAGCCGACGGCACGCCCCTGGGCGCCGGACGCATCCTGATGGAGCCCGAGCACCCCGGTCGGGTCCATCTGGGTCGGCTGGCCGTACGTAGCATCGCGCGCGGTACTGGGCTCGGGACCCGTGTCGTCGCCGCCCTCGAGCAGACCGCCCTGAGTCACTCCGACCGGCCCCGCGTGGAGGTGGTTCTCTCCGCTCAGGAGCAGGCCATGGGCTTCTACGAGAGCTGCGGATACCAGGTCCTGAGTGGGCACCGCTACCTCGACGCCGGCATCTGGCACCAGGACATGGCCCGCACCGTCAGCAGTATCAGCGCCGAGGGCAGTGCCCGCCGCACCACCTGA
- a CDS encoding ketopantoate reductase family protein codes for MRIVIIGAGGIGGWLGTRLSASGQQVGFLVHNRTLAALRSGGLMLRDCSGGEPGTVTARIETPLASDAPEELTGALGGDPDLVFVTTKVDALPQLAPTLRRLTGPTTGVVSTQNGISAPGLLADAVGKEHVLPGVARVYSATISPGNVRTIGSAGSLALGEWSGSATARSSAAVDALEAAGVRAWVPSSIWAELWRKVSFVVVQGALGAVTNAPIGVLRSDLRDTFTEAVHEVVAVAAALGHDLATDDAPDPLAAALRMADAQPADATTSMQRDIASGLPSELDAQLGSLCRAGDEAGVPTPVLDLTHSLLVPREAAARGRS; via the coding sequence ATGCGGATCGTCATCATCGGTGCCGGTGGCATCGGAGGATGGCTCGGCACCCGCCTGTCGGCCAGTGGCCAGCAGGTCGGGTTCCTCGTTCACAACCGCACCCTGGCAGCCCTGCGCTCGGGCGGACTGATGCTGCGCGACTGCTCCGGAGGCGAGCCCGGCACCGTGACCGCCCGCATCGAGACGCCACTGGCCAGTGATGCCCCGGAGGAGCTCACCGGCGCTCTGGGCGGTGACCCGGACCTGGTCTTCGTGACCACGAAGGTCGATGCGCTACCGCAGCTCGCTCCTACGCTCAGGCGCCTGACCGGCCCCACCACCGGCGTCGTCTCCACCCAGAACGGGATCAGCGCGCCCGGACTGCTCGCCGACGCCGTCGGGAAGGAGCACGTCCTGCCCGGAGTCGCCCGCGTCTACTCCGCCACCATCTCGCCCGGAAACGTCCGCACCATCGGCAGTGCCGGCTCGCTGGCCCTGGGGGAGTGGAGCGGCAGCGCCACCGCTCGCAGCAGCGCCGCGGTCGATGCCCTGGAAGCGGCCGGCGTCCGCGCCTGGGTACCCAGCTCCATCTGGGCGGAGCTGTGGCGCAAAGTCTCCTTCGTCGTCGTCCAAGGAGCACTCGGTGCCGTCACGAACGCGCCCATCGGCGTCCTGCGCAGCGACCTGAGAGACACCTTCACCGAGGCCGTGCACGAGGTCGTTGCCGTCGCCGCGGCCCTGGGGCACGACCTGGCCACCGACGACGCCCCCGACCCGCTCGCCGCGGCCCTGCGCATGGCCGACGCCCAGCCGGCCGACGCCACCACATCGATGCAACGGGACATCGCCTCAGGCCTGCCCAGTGAGCTCGACGCCCAGCTCGGCTCCCTGTGCCGCGCCGGCGACGAGGCGGGTGTGCCCACGCCCGTCCTCGATCTCACGCACAGTCTCCTCGTTCCACGGGAGGCCGCCGCCCGAGGGCGCAGCTGA
- a CDS encoding DivIVA domain-containing protein, giving the protein MTLLTADDVLNKKFQATKFREGYEQDEVDEFLDEVVEAMRQLEAENADLKAKLEAANRRIAQLSEGASVPSAPASPVSPVQAEPAMSMPAISSGDSGAQGPAAASGMLELAQRLHDEHVANGKAEGERIVTEARSTGEQIVREAEDQRNRTLAQLEKERAALEQKIDELRRFESDYRTRLKSYLQNLLANVEDGGESSISGL; this is encoded by the coding sequence ATGACGCTGCTGACAGCAGACGACGTCCTCAACAAGAAGTTCCAGGCGACCAAGTTCCGTGAGGGCTACGAGCAGGACGAGGTCGACGAGTTCCTCGACGAGGTAGTCGAGGCGATGCGTCAGCTGGAGGCTGAGAACGCCGACCTCAAGGCCAAGCTCGAGGCCGCCAACCGCCGAATCGCCCAGCTCAGCGAGGGGGCTTCTGTCCCCTCCGCCCCCGCCTCCCCGGTATCTCCGGTCCAGGCAGAGCCTGCCATGTCCATGCCGGCCATCTCTTCCGGAGACTCCGGCGCTCAGGGCCCGGCTGCCGCGTCCGGCATGCTCGAGCTGGCCCAGCGGCTCCACGACGAGCACGTCGCCAACGGCAAGGCGGAGGGTGAGCGCATTGTCACCGAGGCTCGCTCCACCGGTGAGCAGATCGTGCGTGAGGCAGAGGATCAGCGCAACCGCACCCTCGCCCAGCTGGAGAAGGAGCGTGCCGCCCTCGAGCAGAAGATCGACGAGCTGCGGCGCTTCGAGTCCGACTACCGCACTCGCCTCAAGAGCTACCTGCAGAACCTTCTGGCCAACGTCGAGGACGGCGGCGAGAGCTCCATCTCCGGCTTGTGA